DNA from Salifodinibacter halophilus:
CCCGCGTTCGCCGAACAAGGGCACGAAGCCGATCAGGCAGGCGATGAAGAAGCCGTACACCACCGGCACCACCACCCGCCGCGGGTAGCGCGAGACCAAGGCCGAGAACAGCGGCGTCAGCGCCAGCGTGGCCAGGAACGAGGCGGCGTAGAA
Protein-coding regions in this window:
- a CDS encoding MFS transporter; amino-acid sequence: LSLAYFFCVLTAYYVIRPVRDQLSAAVGSTQLPWFYAASFLATLALTPLFSALVSRYPRRVVVPVVYGFFIACLIGFVPLFGERG